Below is a window of Senegalia massiliensis DNA.
ATGTAATGATTTATTAGAAAAAATAAATTAACTTTTAAGAAGGTGATTTTATGGTTTTACCATGGGTTGATACTATAATTGATGGTTTAGTAGAATTATATCGTACTAGAAACATATATGAACTATACCAACAGTTAGATATAAGAGTCATAAAACTTAATAAAGATAATGCATTATTAAAAAAGGCTGAAGCAATGTATCAAAGGAATTTTTTTAATGATGAAGTTGTTTTTGTAAGAGATGATCTAGAATATCAATATGAAAAATTTATTTTGGCACATGAACTTGGACATGCACTCTTACATACTAAAACATATCAAGCTGCATATAATAAAGATTTAATCAATAAAGGAAAGTTGGAAAAACAAGCAGATTATTTTGCTCTTAGGCTCCTTCAAATTGAAATAGATAGTATAGATTATGAAGGCTTCACAATAGAACAAATTGCAAGTTCTTTATATGTAACACAAGAAAGTCTATCTTCACTATAGGTAGAGTTATTTTTTTATCTTAATGAGCGAACATATATTCCGTGTCATGAAACTATATCCCACTATAAATTAATTTAAAACTTATTTGTCATAATATTGATATAAATAAAGTTATGACAAATCAAAAGAAAGATAATGAAAAAGCATAGAGTTTAACTTCACTCTATGCTTTTAGTATCAATAGTTATGTGGTTTTTTATTAATTTGTCATAATGGATATTGTGACAAGCTCAGTATTGAATGCTTTTATGACATAGTTTACTAAAAGTGTGCATCTACTATTGTTCAATCAAAACTCTGCATTTTAGTCCTGTCATTTCTTCATCATCTAGCCACATTGTATAAACCATAAACTCAGTATTTCTGACTTCTGATAAATTACACAAGTTCTCAATAATGTAGACTTTAGATTGTTCGCACATCCTGTCAGCTTCCTCATGCTCTAGGTTTTGACGAATGCCGGGACAATCCACTCCGATAAAATGTACTTGTTTAGATATCAAGGCATTTATTAATTCTTTCGATAATTGAGGATGATTATTAAAATATTCTTTGTCTCCATAAGCATATTTTTCAATTTGACCTGTTCTGAATATTACAAAATCACCTTTGTCTATTTTGCTTATTTCAATATCATCGATAGATACTTCTGATTTTTCTCTCACATCAAACAGTACGCCTTTACTTTTGAAATACTCTAGTGGTATATTGCTTTTTTCATAAGTATCAAGATGAGTTCCTATATGTCCCATGGCTACATGCTGATTATATTGTGACTTTGCCCATTCAATTAAAGGGCTACTATTTGAAACAACTGTTGTTATATCTATTAACATTTTGACCTCCTAATTATATAAAAGTTGTTGCATATTTTTCTACTACCACGTCATTATAAACTTCTATATAAAGTATTAAATTTCCTTTAATTAAAAATTTATAATCTACTATATATGAGAATTAATAGCTAGAAAATGAACTGAATTTGTTATAATTCATATTATATAAAACTCTTTTTTTATAAATTTTTAGCTCCAATAATCTTTATGATCTATTGCATATTGTTTAAAACCAATCGGCTCTCTTCCTATGATTTTTTCTAAGTCATAAGTTATATCTTTTGCTGTTCCAAGCTTTGTCATAAGATATAAAAGTGTCATTACATTTGCAAACTCTTTAGGAGTTCCTCTCTTTATCCTTTCCTTTCTGAATCTTAAAAGACTTGGATTTTTATACTCTATTTTTCTTCCAAGTACTTCTGACAAGATCTTAGATACCTCATTATAATCAATTGCTTCTTTTCCAGTAAGTGTTATAGATATATTTTTATATTTGTTTTCTATAAGGCTAATTGCTGCTGCTCTTGCTATATCTCTTGTATCTATAAAACTTGTCTTTGAACTTCCTGCTGGTATATATAGTTCATCTCTTTTTTTAATCTCTTCCTTATGATTTGTATTTAAATTTTGCATAAAAAAACTGGGTCTCAAAAAGACATACGGTATGCTTAAATTTTTTATCATATTTTCAATTTTTCTATGAGGTACTATTGGATTCTTTTCAACACCAAGGAGTGATACAAATACGATTTTTTCTATTCCCTTTTCTTTAGCAGCTTCTAAAAAAGGAAGCATATCCTTTCTTGGATTTGCAAGATTTGGAGGCCTCACTAAAAAAATAGCTTGAACTCCTTCTAATGCATTTTCAAAAGTTTTCTTATCTAAAAAATCAAATTTTACTAATTCTACATCTTCCTTATCTTTAAATAGTTTTTTAGCTTTTTCTGTATTATGAACTGCTGCTTTTATATCCTTTTTTAAAACTATTAACTCATCTACTACATATTTACCAATATTTCCACTTGCACCTGTTACTAAATACTTATCCATTTTTTCACCTCATATTTTCTATTATCTTAATTATTGTATCCTTAAACATTTTAATTTCTTCATCAGTTAGTCCCTCTATTGCATCAGATATGACTAAGCTATTTATTTTTTCTAAACTTGGAAGTTTCGTTTTAGATTCTTTTGTTAGTTCCAATATAAATGACCTTTTATCATTAGGGTTTGGTGTTTTCTTTATATAGTTTTTGTCTATGAGTCTATTGATTATTCCTGATGCAGTTGGCTTGTCCATGTCTAGCCTTTCAGATATTTCAACTGCTGTAACTCCTACCTCTTTTCCATCTTTAAAAGAATTAATTTCAATATCTTTTATGATTGCAAACTGTGATACCGTTATGTCCTCTATTTCAAGTTCTCTATTTAATCTATTTTTTAAAAGTTTTGAACAATAATTTATTGCATAGCCAATATTCATTCTATCACCTCATCTTAATACACTTTAACATAGTTAGTGTACTAACTATGTTATCATTAATTACTAAAAAAAACAATTAAAATATTGCACTAGTTAAAAAATGATATCTAACCTAGTGCAATCTTTTAATTGTATATATGTGCGTATATCATAATAAAATTAATATTTATCTCTATTTAATTTTATGAATTTTAATTAATGTATATTTTGTAAAACTAGATATCAAATAATTATATTAATAACTATTTAATTTTCTTAGTTATTCCAGAACCATTTTCTAAATTACCATTTTTCATATTATATAAATCCACTGTATAATCAAAATTCTTCCACTCATCTTTTAGATTTTTAATATCATAGTCATCATTTTGTGAAATCATGTCTTTTATGTCTTCAACCAATATAGAATCAGATAATATTTTTGTATTTTCTTCAGCTTTGAACTCTGCTCCTTTTAATACTTTTTTAGTGAAATTTCCATCTTTCGCTGGTACATTAACAGACAACTGTAAAAAATAATTCTTCCCTTCCTTATAATCACCTCTAACTGAATAAGTTAAAAAAGATTCGGTTGAGAATATAGCACCTTCTTTAAATGGAATTGATGAATCAACTGTTTTGTCACCATTAAAAGAGCATCCTCCAAGAATTACTAAAAGTAAAATAAAAATTAATATATTCTTCCCCATTAGGTCACCTCAATTGAAATAATTTTTTATTATTCTTATTTTATTATTAAGACAAACTAATCACTTAATAAATTCTTCAAAATTTACAACATCAATTACTCCTGACCAATGTAGAACGGTCGATACAAAGTCATTAATATCCAATCCAGGCATTTCATATGTTTCATCATTATTTACAGTTCCTATCGCATCTTCAATGTAAGTTGTTTTAAACCCACGATCATTTGATACTATCGCATTGAATAGCCCACAATACTCTGTGTTGAATCCACAAATAATTAGGTCTGTTAAAGACTCATCTTCTAAAAAATTAGTGAAATTAGTGTTTGAAAACACACTTGGAACTGTTTTTTCAAACACTCTATCACAAGCTTTTAATATGTGATTGTCTAGTTTAGAGTTTTCTGAATTTGAGTAAATAATACTATCAGGATTTTTATCTATATGCTTGGTACCAAGGATCAAGTCTTTATTTTCTTTAAAAATTTCTATCATCTTTTTAATGATTTTATATTCTTTATCTAAATCAGCATGTTTAAAAAATCCTTTTTGTGCATCTAATATTAAGAGTGCTTTTCTCATACACATTGCCCCCATCTTTTAAACTTTTATTTGTAGTTCAATATTACAAAATATCAGAGAAATGGTCTATATTTTATTATGTGTTTTACTTATAATGCTCATTAATATAAACTCATTCTTCTTAGGTTAATCTTCTTCATCACTTACTATATATTAAGAATTTTTTCTTATATAAATTTGTAAAGCCTTAATGAGTAATGATATAACATTGGTTATTGTTCCTAATATTAATGCAGGGAAAATTGACATAATAACCAATAATATTATTTCTTGAATTTGTACAGGACTATTTAACATCGCTGCAAAAAAAACTACAGTTAAAAAATAAGAAATTACATAATCTCTCTTTCTTAATTTCACAGGTACCACTCCCTAAATCCCTTTAAATAATTTTAAAATACTTTCCTATTAAGTAAACTCAATTTCACCTTATTATACTACTCAGTTTATAAATAATACGACTTAAATGTTATGGTTTAAATTTCTCTGGCTTTGATACCCTCATTGATAAAATGTGACCACAATTTGTACATATATCTGCTATAACTTCAGAACCAGACTTAAATCTACTTTTAATTGGAAACATAGAACCTTCCCCATACGTATTCCCTTTCTCAATCTCTTCACATCCACAGACAGGGCATTTTATAATATTTTTCATTTAATCACTCCTCATTCTATTCGTAATTTTCTACTACTACATCATTATAAAATTCTATAAAAATTTACCAAATCCTTTATTTAAATATATGTATTTTACTATAAATAATAGCTATTAAATTTATATCTATTTGTTTAAACACCTTTGAAATTAAAAGGTATATAGTTTGATAGAATACTATATAAAAAATAGTAAGTTCAAAGTTCGTTATCAGACAAATATGTCATAGCTTTTTATACCATTTTATGTTAAAGTTACTATAGGATGTTTATTTTGTTTATAAAAAATATTAGCTTTAAAATAACTGAAAGGAAGTGGTTATTTTGTCAATGATCAGAAAGTTAATGCCTATAATATTAATTATTTTGGGAATATTACTTATTACTACCGAATATTTTCTAACACCATATATTGTTATGGGCATCGGTGTCTTCTATATTTTTGATTCAGTATATATTTACAAACAAAACAAAAAAAATTAGTACCATAATTATTAAAAAGAATATAAAATTTAAATGTAAAAGTAATGCTTAAAATTTTAAGTTTTAATGAAAAATAATAAATCAAAACATATGTTTTGATTTATTATTTTTTATACTATTTAGTTAATATAAATGTGTATTAGAGTAAAAATGATTAAACTATATTGATAATCAATCTAAAACTATTTTCATAATATTAGACTTATTTTTCAAAGTAATTTAAATTTCTATCATATTTATATTTAAAATATATATTATATTACTGAATAGTGCTTGACATTTTTATATGTTCTCTGCCAAAAATAATATTTTTTCCCACGTTGCATTTTGTATTTTCTAACTTCATATAAGTCTAACTTAAGTCCTCCTCTTGGATACTTCGTGTAAATAGCTCCAAGTGTCAAAACCCCAAGCCCACTGAGAACTCCTACTATAAGTGCAGTTCCTGCACTTATAGGTATATTAAAATACTTTAATACAGCTGCTGCGATTTTAGCAAGTCCTGAAGTTGATAAAAGAAGTCCTCCCGCAAGAGTACCATATTTTATTGAACGCCTACCTAAAAATCTTTTAGTGCTTAAAGGCGATATTGATTTACTATCAATGCCTTCAATATTATTATCAATTTTTATAGTCTTACCTGTGATACTTGAGTAAATTGTTCCTTTTATTTCATCTCTTAAAAAATAATCTTGGCTACCAGTCTCTAAATTTTTCATAGTTGTTATTGACTGATTTTTATTATTTATTTCAGTTATTAATGTTCTTTCACCATTTTCACTAATTATAGCACTACTGTCATTAATAACTTGAACCTCTATTTTAGAATCATCAACTAAGAAAACGTTACCACTATCAGCAAAACTAGGAGCTATACCTCCTATAATCAAAGTTACTACTAAAAAAATCACAACTAAAAATTTAATTCTCTTTCTTTTAAACAATAATATCACTCCATCCTTGTTATATTTTTTACAAATAATATAATATCAGAGATATAATAACATAGTTGTCGAAACTTGTAATATTTATATTTTTTTAATATATACTTATTTTACCATATCTAATATTTATTTTGTACTATAAATGTCAATAAATGTAGAACTTAGTAATCAGATAAATATAATTACTTGTATATAGGTAATTTTTCTTATATTTTTAATTTATTCGACAAGTATCGACTAACTTTTTAATTTATTTAGGTTATAATATAGTTACTTCAAGGGGGGTATTGCAGTGAAAAAATTTTTTATAGCATTTATTGCATTGAGTATTTCATTATTATCTATTTATTTATTAATTATGCTTATTATGAAAATCACTATAATGGTAAATTTAATTATTAACAATTAATAGGTAGTAGAGAATCTGATAAATATCACTACTCTTCTTGTAGATGGGCAAAGAAATACTACCAAGTAATGATATATAGTTTAAATTCAGAGAAATAATATTAAAGCTCAAAATCGTAATAATAATGCATCTAAAAATATTAATCATGTAAAAAAATATAATATTATCTTTTAAAATAAAAACAGAACACATATCCAAAAAAGTGTTACTTTATTCCACAAAATAAAAAAAGGAGGGATATTTATGAAAGTTGGATTTAGAAAACCATCTATTAAAAAGTCTATTAAAGCTAGGACAACTGGTAAGGTAAAACGTAAAATTAAATCTTCCATAGATCCTACGTATGGAAAGAAAGGAATGGGCTGGGTAAAAAATCCTAAGAAAGCTGCTTACAATAAAGTTTATAAGAAAACAACTTTTGGCTTAAGCGATTTATTCAAACTATTTAAGTAAACTAAGGAGGATGTAAAATGAATAACTTTTTAAGTTATGTACCAGGTTTTAGAAGTGATACTACTTGGAAAAAGATTGTAGCTGTTCTCTACTATTTATTTTCTATTCTTATTATATTTGAAGCTTTAGATTTCTTTTTATTTCTTATTGCTTCACCATTTGTAGTATTTGGATTTATTAATTTAATAAAAAATAGAAAGAATATAAAAACTAATCCAAGATTTATACTAAGTTTTATTATTCCTTTCATTGTTTTAATTGTTGGATTTGCAATGCCAACAGATAGTCAAGAAAATGAAAAGCAACTAGCTATAGAACAGCAAAAAGAAGATGAGCAAAAGGCAAAAGAAGAAGCAAAACTAGAACAAGAGAAAAAAGAAAAAGCTAGAAAAGAAGAAGAAAAGCGTTTAGAGGAAGAAAGAAAAGCTGAATTTGAAAAAGGTTTCATTAGTGCTAAGGTTACAAAACATGTTGATGGAGATACAGTTCATGTTACCACAGAAGATGGTGAAGAATTAAAGATAAGAATGATAGGAGTTGATACTCCTGAAACTGTACATCCTTCAAAGCCAGTTGAATTTTATGGAAAAGAAGCATCTCTATTTACTGAAGAAAAAATATTCGAAGAAACAGTTTACTTAGAAAAAGATGTTTCAGATAATGATAAATATGGTAGGGCCTTAAGGTATATATGGCTTGAAGTTCCTGAGGAAAAAGATCTTAACAATAAAGAAGTAATTAAAGATAAACTATTTAACGCAATGTTAATAGCTAAAGGATATGCTAACAGTTCTACTTATCAACCTGATGTTAAGTATCAAGAGATTTTTACTGAGCTTGAAAAAGAATCAAGAGAAGCTAATTTAGGTTTATGGGATAGTGCAAAATTAGAAGAATTTGAAAGACAAAAAGAGCAAGCTAGAAAAGAAGAACAGGCAAAGAAAGAACAGCAAGCTGCAGAAGAAAAAAAGAAACAAGAAGCTGCTAAGTCTCAACAAAGTTCTAGTTCTAGTTCTAGTAGTAGTCAAAGTGCATCAGCATCAGCACCTGCACAACCTAAACAAGAAACAGCCGCTCCAGCTGAACCTAATGTTCAAACAGTGCTAGTTACTCCTACGGGTTCTAAATATCATAGACAGGCATGTGGTAGAGGAACTTATACTGAAGCTACTTTGCAAAGTGCAAAATCAAGAGGATTAACTCCTTGTAAGAAGTGCTATTAGATTTTAAGTTTTGAATTTAGAAAAAGCTGCTTAAATGGTAGCTTTTTCTAAATTCAATAATAGTTTTTGATATTTGACCAAATAATTATTAAATTATTCTACAATAGACAAAGCAAAATAATAGATGACTTACCTACTGATAAATACAACAAGAAGCTTAGAAATAAAAGAAAGTTATAAAAATAAGCTAATTATTTTGCTCTTAAACCACTTAATATTAAAATAGATAGTATATATTATAAAGGATATCCTTTATAATATATATCAGAAGCATTATATATAAATAAAAAAGTTTAGAAATGTACTCATATTGAGTATTATATTTTTCATCGTTAAACCAAACATATATTCTTATAAAGGAGTGATAAAATGCAAGGTGGAGTTAGACGTAGAGGAAAAAGGTGGTACTACTACTTTGATGCAGGAGTTGTAGATGGCAAAAGAAAAAAGATTGAGCGTGTAGGTGGCAATACTAAGAAAGAAGCTCTAGAAGCTTTAAGAAATGCTCTCAATGAATTTGAGAAGGCTGGTACTA
It encodes the following:
- a CDS encoding ImmA/IrrE family metallo-endopeptidase, giving the protein MVLPWVDTIIDGLVELYRTRNIYELYQQLDIRVIKLNKDNALLKKAEAMYQRNFFNDEVVFVRDDLEYQYEKFILAHELGHALLHTKTYQAAYNKDLINKGKLEKQADYFALRLLQIEIDSIDYEGFTIEQIASSLYVTQESLSSL
- a CDS encoding thermonuclease family protein; protein product: MNNFLSYVPGFRSDTTWKKIVAVLYYLFSILIIFEALDFFLFLIASPFVVFGFINLIKNRKNIKTNPRFILSFIIPFIVLIVGFAMPTDSQENEKQLAIEQQKEDEQKAKEEAKLEQEKKEKARKEEEKRLEEERKAEFEKGFISAKVTKHVDGDTVHVTTEDGEELKIRMIGVDTPETVHPSKPVEFYGKEASLFTEEKIFEETVYLEKDVSDNDKYGRALRYIWLEVPEEKDLNNKEVIKDKLFNAMLIAKGYANSSTYQPDVKYQEIFTELEKESREANLGLWDSAKLEEFERQKEQARKEEQAKKEQQAAEEKKKQEAAKSQQSSSSSSSSSQSASASAPAQPKQETAAPAEPNVQTVLVTPTGSKYHRQACGRGTYTEATLQSAKSRGLTPCKKCY
- a CDS encoding isochorismatase family protein; translation: MRKALLILDAQKGFFKHADLDKEYKIIKKMIEIFKENKDLILGTKHIDKNPDSIIYSNSENSKLDNHILKACDRVFEKTVPSVFSNTNFTNFLEDESLTDLIICGFNTEYCGLFNAIVSNDRGFKTTYIEDAIGTVNNDETYEMPGLDINDFVSTVLHWSGVIDVVNFEEFIK
- a CDS encoding SDR family oxidoreductase, with protein sequence MDKYLVTGASGNIGKYVVDELIVLKKDIKAAVHNTEKAKKLFKDKEDVELVKFDFLDKKTFENALEGVQAIFLVRPPNLANPRKDMLPFLEAAKEKGIEKIVFVSLLGVEKNPIVPHRKIENMIKNLSIPYVFLRPSFFMQNLNTNHKEEIKKRDELYIPAGSSKTSFIDTRDIARAAAISLIENKYKNISITLTGKEAIDYNEVSKILSEVLGRKIEYKNPSLLRFRKERIKRGTPKEFANVMTLLYLMTKLGTAKDITYDLEKIIGREPIGFKQYAIDHKDYWS
- a CDS encoding cyclase family protein, which encodes MLIDITTVVSNSSPLIEWAKSQYNQHVAMGHIGTHLDTYEKSNIPLEYFKSKGVLFDVREKSEVSIDDIEISKIDKGDFVIFRTGQIEKYAYGDKEYFNNHPQLSKELINALISKQVHFIGVDCPGIRQNLEHEEADRMCEQSKVYIIENLCNLSEVRNTEFMVYTMWLDDEEMTGLKCRVLIEQ
- a CDS encoding MarR family winged helix-turn-helix transcriptional regulator encodes the protein MNIGYAINYCSKLLKNRLNRELEIEDITVSQFAIIKDIEINSFKDGKEVGVTAVEISERLDMDKPTASGIINRLIDKNYIKKTPNPNDKRSFILELTKESKTKLPSLEKINSLVISDAIEGLTDEEIKMFKDTIIKIIENMR